Below is a genomic region from Henckelia pumila isolate YLH828 chromosome 3, ASM3356847v2, whole genome shotgun sequence.
catcatcatctacatcatcacacactaattttccacattttacaattcaatattcaacattcaacattcaatattcaacataatattaataataataatatttttcaacaatatatatatcaatgttAAGAGTGACACAACTCTTGAACACATCGTACAAAGAATCGATTGTTTTGTATATATATCGGGAAAGAGCTTCCAACAAGTGAAGAACAGAGCAACCACAAAATTTCAGGGGGTATTTTTTTGTGTATGCTGACATATTTTACACAGTTTAAATAgggggcaaaaaaaaaaaaaccaccgGCAACTAGGTGAAGTGTGGCATAAACTCGAGGCGTGAGCAAAAAAAATCCCCGCCCCACACCTAATGTTGTAATAAAAAAGATGAGAAAAAACAATTTAATAGTTGCTCCGCCATCGGTCGTGCCAATACCTCCGGCTGTTGGGTCTTTCAGATGAGGTGTCAAAACCAGCTTGTCTACCAGACCAGCTTCCTCTTTCAAACGGCGAACTGTAAGACGTTGAGGGGCTTCCAGAATTGCTACTTTTATTGTTATTTGTTGAAACATTCCTCATCTTCTCTTCGTTATCATACTTTGCTCtctgtcaaaaaaaaattctcattGGTAGGCCATATATACATGTCACAACCCAATCTTTAGATATTTGGAAGTCAACATCATAATTGAATGATACGGCAAATTTTTTCGACTGAGTATTTTTCCCCTTGCCTTAACTGTGAGCATCTTGATACGATTGTGCACATATGATGTTTTCAAAATAAATGCAACAAATAcgatcatttttttttgttaggaGGTGGGGTGGGTAGGTAAGTGAAATATAGTGACCAACTGGTCTGGCCAGATGATTTCTCCAAATAATCTAGAAAATAAGATGTACTTCCACTGTTTCTGgctttatttcttttttcatgaaataatataatGCAATTCCATGAATATAGCACCTTGGAAGAATCTGAGAGTCCTGTGTATGCCTCTCCGATGACTTTAAATAGCTTGTCAGCATCACTGTGAATTTTCTCACCAACATCCTTCCACAAAGTCCCATCGTATCCTACATCATTCTTGATCAAGAACTGAATAGCCTATATGAGCACAAACTTCGTCAAAGTAAGcaaatacccaagaagaagttgACCAACTTGAATGAGAGAGAAAGGGACAGAAAGCAAAGACCTTATCCGGATGATGTCTGAGAGCTGCCTTTCTGTAAGCTTTCTTAATCTCAGATTCTGTATCAGAAGCTTTGACTCCTCTGCAGGTCAGAATTTAGATTAATCGGTGACATTTCTCAGCAAGGAAAATGGAAAAGTAACATGGTTGATAGACTTACAAAATGAGGTAAAAATTCAAAGGAATTTCCTTTTTGGCTTGCTcttctattttcgaaaatagtcGACGAGCTTTTCTTAAATCCTTTCCGTTGCTTCCGCCTGATCTATTTTGAGAACCAGACTGGCGAGTCTTTTCTTGTAATCGACTTTCAAGAAGAGAGATCAGTTTCTGCAGATCATCAATTGCCTGCTTGTAGTCTCTGATTGTCTCGTGTAAAGTGGCTCTCCTAGATATTGCCTGCAAAGTGATGTAAGTAGACATGTCAGCAAGAGAAatgtataaaaataacatgaaaccACAAAAAAAGGATTACATACTTATTGTATTTTCAAGGCCATATCATCTATGAGTGAATCGATCGGTTATGTTTCAAGACCATCTCATCTATGAGTATaatgaaaatacaaaataaaaggggattATCCACATCACCAGGGGAAAAAAAAAGTTCTACCAAATAAATCATCGACTGGTACAGACAAGTAAATATCACATTGTCGATGAAAAAGGATAATGCTTCAAAGTATATCTCCAAAAATTATGGATAACATAAAGGGGAAAATGAAGACGACTGACTATGTAGCCGAAATTATGCCAAAAATTTCTAGTCGCTTTTTGGTTATGTAGCCTAACCTTTTGGTAATTTTCATCCAAAGCAATGGCTACACTACAATCTGCAATTGCATCAACAATCTGACCAATTGATTGGTATGCAGCGGCACGATTGCAGAAGCAGATAGCCATGAAAGGGCGTGAATCAACACTTTTCGATATAGCCACAGTGTAATGCTCCACAGCTTCTGTATACCTTCCAGACTGAAAGGCTTCATTTCCAGATTTCTGTAGTGACCAGTAAAAGAATTGTATCATAATCTGTTAGACAGTATCGCATTCCTGGGGGGAAAAGGCAAAAAATACTCTCCATTAAATATAATGGAATTGCAACATTTCGATAAATCAGTCTCAAAAGAGAAATCGAATATTCAAACTTGGTGAATGCAAAGGTGCATGAACTGATACGAAAATTAGAACATAGAACTCTAACAAAGATACAAGGTAAAACGCAACAGCTAAGTCAATCGTTCTACAACTAAACATGGAATGGAGCAAATACTTCAAGAATATTAATAACAAAACCCAAGTGCATAAGAACAGGTCAAAAACAtgttcacatatatatatatacacacacacggAAATGCTATGCTGCCAACCCGGTTGGCATCATACTGTGGGCAGTCTGTCCACGTGGTGCCCACGTGGCAGCCAcatggattttatttattttttataaaaataaaggaaaatgttggagaaaattctcCAAGACGCTTCATCTCTCCCAACTTCACGACCATGTTTCTCTCTAAGGTAAGCTAGGGTATTTTGTACCTCTCGTCCCGCCTCGCCACCGCTCCTCACACTCACTGCACCACTTGTCGGTGCATATTAGCGCATCCCATTTCCGAATTCGTGGATTAATCTCTTTCTGGCTTCGTCCACAcgtaaagaccgaagaaatccCCAGAAAGCAAAACACATTTTGTTCTTCTTTTTCTGTTCTAAAGTAATCAGAAAATTTTCCTGTTGCTTTTGGATTTTTATCCCCATTCTTTTCAGTTCATTCCCGTCGAAAACCCAGGAAAAGGGGTTAGGAAGAAAAATGCAGTGAGTTGTGAGATTTTTGGGGTTTTTTCCTTCGCAGCCATGGCGATTATCGTACTCTTTCCTTTTCTGCAATCTTTTTTCTCTGCAGCCATggtgctgaagctattacatcatctCAAGTCGATTCATATCTCAGAATCATTCACGATCGGGGAAAATTCACCTTCTCTCCAACATTTTCcttttatctttttttaaaaaaatagtaaaatttATGTTGCTGACACGTGGGCGCCACGTGGAAAGATGCCCACAGTATGCTGCCAACCGGGCATTTCCGAGTGTGTGTGTGAGTGTGTGTATCACTAGTTGTACTATACCTTCAGGTGTAAAAGTTCACGTATAGATGAAGCTAAAGTACTCGCAGATTCTTGAGTTATGTCTCCAGACCTGCACATTGAAATATCAAGATCTCAATAAACTTCACAGTGAGGATGCAAACACGGTATTTAAGGCAAATCAGGTTTACTTCGTGGTGATGGGCAGTTTCTCTACTTGTTCTATCAAATCAAGAGCCACGTCAAGCCTTCCTAGATGATAGTGGGACTTGGTTTGTAGATACCACCTCCACAACCTAGCATAAGAACTTCTGCAGCTTCGATCATCCAGATGATCAGGTGTTAAGTTCTTTTCAGCAATGTCAAGAGTTTGCTCACACAGTTTAATCAATTCATGATACATCCGCAACTGTTACAATAACATTTAAAATTAAAGATCCCTCATAAATTTGAATTCAGGTTTGTTATTCAACAAGCAAAAATGTCTCCAAGATATTGAATTGGTACATACAAAGCACAGAGCCCTTCCTTTCATCTCAAGTAATTTCTCTGAGTACAAGCTTATTGACAAGGCCTCTGCAATGCTCTCCAGAGCACCTTTCACAGCATCATGGGATCCTTCTTTCAAGAGTTTCTCAGACTCATGCATAAGGTTGGAGACTCTCTGCCCACCACAAATTTTGTCAATCAAAAATGATTCAGGAAATgccaatttttttctttttaatgaTGCCAAATACTTAGCATTTCAGCCAATGAAATATTGATAAAGGGGAAGTGCAGGACAGTTAGAAGGCTGATATTAGCACTCCGTTTGTAGCATTCAAAGGAAACAACAAAAAGTACTTGATTTAAAAATCACATAACCCAGATTTCCATTCCTCAAGTGATAATCAATTTCTTCTTGAGCAAAACTGATAATTTCTGGTTCTCGATTCTTCTCTAAATGAATTAAACCCATGATCATTGTATCCAAGATGCAAGGTCCTAATGAACAACAAGCATGTCGTCCTTCCCTTAAAATTTGAACTTTTGAACAATTTTCTTTCATAGCAGTAAAAGTGATGGTACCTTATAGTTTTTGTAAAAATGATCTCATCTTTGAGATACCATGGGATCTATTTATCCTAGGTCGTTATTTGATTCTAAAACCCATAGTAGTAAGGATCAGGATGAGAAACTCAATTAATATCCATATGCCCAGCCAAACACATGTAAAAAAGGATATGTCTGTTATCACACTGCTTCCTTTACTCCCAGAAATTTCTTACATAAAACAAAGCATAAATGCCTTGAATATTATGCTCAATCACAGCATAAGTAAACTTTCAAGCTAAACATAATTCCGAAAAACAATAATGTCTCACCTTTGCCCTTTGTAGGCGATCAGCAGCTTCAATTGTAACTCTCCTGTCTAAGCACACATTAGTCCCTGATTCCAAGCATTTATTGTAACAATTAATCGCGTCTTCAACTTCACCCAATACCAAATGACAACTACAATTTacaaagaaaataattaaaaaaattaattactaggTCTAGTCAACGGTTACACAAATTAAAAGACAAAAACGTAGTCTAGTATAATTGATGAAAAGACTCGAGACTGAAAACAAGAAAGAGAGACTAAAAGAAAAGGTACATACGTCCCAGCCCTTAAGATAACCTTGAAAAAGTTTGGGTCTGAGGCTGCAGCCAATGTACAATCACTTATGGCTTCTCGCATCCTCCCTAGAGTCATTCTTGTGGCAGCACGGTTGCTATAGCAGAGCAGTATGCCTGGTTTCCCCTGGTTATTGGTTCGTGGGGTAGAATTTATACCCATCGTGTAAAACTCCTCAGCTTTAGAAAATTTCCCAGCTTGGTATGCCTGGTTTCCCCTGGATGAGATTATAACAATTTGCTCAAGTATAAATTATTGTACACGAAAATgatcaataaaaaattaaatccaAAGTCAACAGGCCGAAAAAGTTTTTATCCTAGAATTAAAATGACGAGTACAAAAATAAGCATGACAAGGTTATCATAAAACAACGGAAATATTACTATGACAAAACTTTACCTTATTCTCCAGAGCTCACAAGTGTCATGAGTCGCAGTACCTTCAGAGCCTGGCCTAGAATTTTCTTTTCCAACATTATCACGTTGGACTGTGTGATTTGAACCGACTTTCAATTTATACTTTTTCTTGTATTGATGTCTTATTGCTGCTAAGCCCTCTTGTGCATGTAATGAAGtagataaatttgaattgctCTCATCATCATGCAACTTTTCATTATCCTCCACCAAATCTTTTATAAGCCCAGCATGTTCTCCTTGTACTCCTGAATCGATAACTGCAGGGGGTGCTTTGCTGCAATCACTATTTTGATAAGGAGAAATAACCATGGGGGAACCACACTTGGGAGATTCATGATTTTTCTGGGAAATGTCTACTTGATTCTCATGATCCTGACCAGACAACTGTTGCATCACAGTTCGTTCTCTTAACTTTCCATTtgccttcttccattttttGCTTTTTGTATGTTTCCTATTTGAGTTACTGGCCATGTGATCAACACTTGAAAAGGAGAACTTCAAATCCATATCAGATGAATCTAATCCAGCCAGCTTGCTGGTAAAGTTTATCCCATCATTCTCATCTTTATTCATAGTCGGTACATGAGAAAATTTGCCACTTTGACAACTTTCAATTTCAACAGAGGAAAAAAAAGATGAAGACTTATTTAACTGAGTATTATCATGAGACAACGGACTCTTATCTGGAGTCTTCTCACTCAAATTTTTCAGATGATTTTCATTCATCGAACCATGGATTTTCTGGTTGCTTTGAAACACAAACACATTATTTACACTGGCACACATGTTGCTACTGCATTTTGCTGCCTTGTCAGCGCCTGCTCCAGAACTACCAATGTTCAACCGCTTCATCTCATTGGTTAAATTAAAAACGTGGCCTTCCTCGAAAACACCTTCTGTATTACAATCACAAGTAGATCCTCCATTTCTGCACGAGCCAATTTTGTAGTCATGCTCCACGAAACTTTTGCTCTCTTCAGCTTTTTCCTTGTTCAATTGATTCATCTCGTGAACAAGTTTAGTACTTGCATCACTGCTGAAAACCTCCCTGGCTCTCAAACCTCCAAAGATAAAAACACCATTGGGACAACCATTCTGAAACTCAGTATCAAAAACTGTATTCTCTATGCCCCCATCTCTAACATCAGACGAACAACAAGGATTTTTCTCGAGATCTATACTTGTCTTGGAATCACTATATGAACCAAACATATAATTCACATTATCTTTTCCAGTGCCATCAACAGAATCAGAAGATAATCTGACACAAGGAGGGGAGACCTTCTCGGAATCTCCATAAGAGCCCAATTCAACTTCGGCCCTCACATCAGGTACCACATTTCCAACTTTTTCGAATGCATCATTGTCAGATAGTTTGCCAGGATTTTGACACTGCGGACCAAAATTACACTTCACAGATCCACTCCCACAAGCACCAAACACAAAATTGGCACTTTTAGCTTTGCCAAACTCATCATTACTCTGTTGACATCCATTTTTCTCTACATGGTGTTGGTCTAACTTCACACGTGAAGTGGAATCATACTTATCAGAACCAAAAACATCAACTTTAGGGGACTCATCTACTTTCACCGTAGGGCAGCCAGCCTTCCTAGCACAAAAAATAAAAGTACCATTTTTCAAGCTAGCATCTAAATTTGAGCTACTTCTGTCAGAGGCAAAACAAAGGTTTCCATCTTTTGAGTGTGAATTAGATGTTGAACTAGTCAAACTAGAACCAAAACAAGAAGTCTCGAATTGTTCAAATTTTCCATTTATCTCTGCATTCCTTTCACTCTCAGTTGATCCCAAATATTCATCACAACCCCCCAACACATTCCCCAACTCACCATCAGCTTTAAGTTCCCTATGAAAACCATTTAACCCCAAATCAATGCTCGCAGAATTTAGAACACCGAGAGAAGCTCCCATCTGTTTTCTACTCATCCTTTTCGGCCTCGGTTTCATTCTACCTGAAAGATGAGAAATTTCGGAGCCCATTTTCGAGCAATCAAATCCAGCTGTGTCGCTTGAACTGGAAGTAAAATCGAAAGGTCGGCAAGACATTGAATCCCGATTGGTTTCGCAATCTGTCTTGGGCATTTCAAAAGCCGGTTGCGCTGTTGTGATCGGCGGTGACATGTTACTGAAAGGGTTTAGGTTTTGGATTTCCACTCAGTTTATTTGAACGTTGCAATTacgatatttttttttctttttttctcgaaatccttgatttttttttgaaacgaCTACGAAGTTTTTCAAAGATGTTGACTCCAGCAAGAGATTAAATTGAGAAAGTTAATATTAAGAAGAAACAACAACTACTATTATCGTAGTTTTattatgagatatgaatttcaccaaattaattaaaattagtttttaaataatatatatttttttttttacggtaAGTAAATCATCCATTATAatattaatcaatcaaaacagaaattttttttaaagaaagagaaaaaaaaaaacaatattttgcgtgaccataaaatttcctaaagaatataaatttttaattataataataaataaaatcactaAAATGCATCTCCCCCCGAACCCACAAATAGCTGATTGGCCTCTTATATACaaacttttattattattattattattattattattattattattattattattattattattattattattattattattattattattattatttttatttattatttatttttttttggaaaagtaTATACAAGCTTTATTATGCATATCTTAATGGTATtttgcatatattttatttaaaatacacAAAATATATGTGTGGCATATATCATTTCTAATCTATACGATATATAAACTATAAAGTAAGAGTAATTTAGTAATCTTTGGTAtgctcttcttttttttttttataaaaaaactaCGAAATTATGAAatgcaaaatatatatatatatatatatatatatatatatattaaaatcaaatatttttaaaaaatatattatattttataagatacgcaaaacataatatttatatataacaacATAAACACAATTTTTGTGCATTGTTGCTATTATGATTTATGTCTAATGTTACGATATATAATTTATTGCATTTAGATATTGCAAATTACgatattaatatagttttttttttagtcagatattaatatagttattgattttaaaaaatataataaaatatagttATTATTTAACAATAATAAACATATTATATAAAGACTGAAGCAATTATTAAGTAATTATTATGTTATAGGGTTAATTGAACCAGAACCCACGAAGATGGTATAAAacctttaaaaaatattaattgaataatagataatcttttttttttttttttaaaaagcaaatacatttattttttaataaagaaaattcGACCACATTTATCTCATTTATAAGAGGTTTATAacctaatttttaaaattacgaGATTTAAATGCAACGGCTTCCAAGTTGCCACCCTACATTTTACtttacttgatatttatttataCGATATtttataaacttaaattaaaatttgaactATAGTAATAGGAGTCACCATTCTTTATTCAtactattaatatatataaatataatataattttagaaaCTACGTGTCTTCGTCATCGTTGCACAAGCGCGATACGTGTCCGATGCTATGGTGTACACATTTGCGTCCTAAAATCCGATTACCAGATTCATCAGAAATTTCGAAAGGGTGGCCAAGAATTCTGGACTTTATTGGATTCAACGCTTCTTTCCGGGTAATGGGTTATGCTTGTCTTACATTTACCGGAAATCAAATTCAAACTGGAATGACTATCTAATTTTCCTATTCATCTGCTGCTGCCTAATAGGTTGTTATTTGAGAGATCGAGTGCTGTATTGGTCTGATAACAGCTGGCCACTTTTTTTGAGATGTGAAAAAGTTAGAAATTTTGAGTTGGTCTCTGTATCTGGTCCATGACTCTGTAGTTCAGTTTGAATTTCATCTTTGTTGAAAGTTTAATTCATTTCGTGTAGATATGGAGTCCTATCATTGCATTTTCCTATGGGAATGGTGCGAAATGGGTAATCTGTATAGGTGGCATGTGATACTCATTGCTTGATACTTTCTCTTATTTGGTGCCGTTATTGTTTTCGTAGCAGTCGATATTCCTAGTTCATGCATTTCTGTATTAAATAATTATTGCAAACTCTGGTATCATTCCTGTTCTTTTCCCTGTTCCGTTGATATTTAACTTATTATGAAATTCCAGCATTTTATTATGTTCAGAAGTTATCAACTCctatactttttttaaaaaatcatataccAGATAGAATTGGAGCCGGAAGAAAGACGGTGAGGTGGACATGACTGAACAGCTACCTGAGCATATGTCTCCTGCAACTAGAGATGCTTTGGTCAAAGCAAATATGGAAACTCCTGTTGCTGGCGACAACGCTGTACTGGTTGGAGGCTTTGGAGCTACAAATGATGTAAGCAGTAGCATTTCATGTGCTGCTGGTTTCACCGATATGGAGGCCCATCTGCATGATGTCCAAGAGTATGAAGATTTAGATGGTAAAGATTCTGGACTTTCTGCTTCTTTGGAAGACATTTCAGAAGTTCGTATAATTGATTCTAAGGGCAATGAGAATGTTGGGGGGCATGTGACCCTCCCTGGAGACTCCTGTGAAGCAATATACATGGAAGCCTCTCCCACAGCTGACGAAGTTATAAGGGCCGGAGGATTTGGAGCTACAGATGATATCAGTAGTTTCCTTCCAGTTGCAAGTGATTTCACGGATTTTGAGGCCCACATTCGTGATGTTGAAGACTATGAAGATTTAGAAAAAGATATCGCACGGCCTGGTCTTGGCTGGACTAATGATTCAACATGAATATGTTGAAATAGCAAGTTTATACTGAATTACTTGTTGTTTTCTGATAGATACAGCTTCCTTCTACTTAAAAGTCCTTTGTAAATGTTCAAGTGATCTGTCTGTCAATGATTTCTGATTTCCGTTGTGGACTAACAGCTGAATCAGCCCTATGCTTGAAAATAATTCATCTTGTCTTTAAAACAGCTCTTTAAACATTACTACAATTTAGTTTTAACATACTCTATGGTAagattaaaaaaacatataagcGAATTTTTGCTTTATCTCTGAGATCAGACATTAATATCATAACCTGAATATGTTGTGTTGTAACTGAGATTGAGAATATGCAGTTCTACATTATTTACATTTATGAAGCTTTATCGATGTGCCTTGAGCTTAAATACAAACTGATGTATCTTTAAGGTTGCTGTTGGTCAAAGGAATATACTCTTCGAAAGATTCGTTGTCCTGGAGCTAAAATTGCGAGGGGATCATAAGTCAATTTCCTTCTGAAGAAAGCTTCCCAGTGAATGCCAAAGTGAGTTTTCCACTCTTCTTGAGAGGTATAGTGAGGCAAGTACTGTTTGATCCCAAGATTTGACGTTTCACAGAATTTTAaaattctgttgttttgagacACAATGTGATCTAGACCATGTTTTCCATTGGAAGATGGTCTTGCCGAAGATAGGAATGCGACTAGGTAGAAAACATCCTCCTCAGGTGTAATAAAAGATGTTCCCTTTTTCCACCTACAAGAATGAAATATGCTCGAAatcaaagaaaatattttgaaagagaagtgattttttttgtaaaattatgATCTCTGTTTTATGTGTTCCTAGAATGTGATGTTTGTAATCTAAATTACCGTAGATTAATAAGAAATTTAGCCCTTCGGCTATTCTGTCTGGTATTTTGCAAGCCTTCATATTGTAGCCTTGAAAATCATGTGTTGTGTTATGTCATCTCTTACCTTCTactaattaaaatcaaataagatGAACTAATATTGTGAAATTGAACTGGGAGATATATTTTGCATTTAGAGATTTATGTATCCTAAGATTGATACCTCGATTTGTTGACAGGATAGATCAGTATAGGACCGTTGCTGGTGTCATTAATAATGTTCCCAAAAACTTCTTGCGCGAAGTTATGAATCTTGCTTCTTGGAATAAGAAGATTTAGCCATGGGTGCGGCACCTCCCACAAACCCTTTTCTTGGAGTTTTATTTCAGAAACATGAACTCTGTCCAGAAAATCTAAATAAGAAACTTCTGAAAGGAAGAGAGTGGATGGAATGTTACTTAACCCCGACAAAAGGGTGTCAATTTCCTGCATTTTTAATAACAGTAGAGAAAACTTAGCAACTTGTGACTATATTCTAAGTGCTATCTAGCATGGATTATATTGTCTCACCTTATCGATGTGATCAGACTCATCTGGATTGAAGTACTTTgcaacttcaaggcaaaacagAATTTTACTGTCGGAAATGAACTGGTTGGCCTGAACTGGATCTTTGGGATTGAAAGATGATCTCCAGTTATTTAATAAACCAGTTCTGTTTATAATGACAAATCCTTCTATATAATCAAAAGGTACTTCAGCAGATATTAGAAGCTCCTGGTCGTTGGTGAATAAAGTAAAGTCTGAGTAAAGTGTTCTGATCCATTTAACCTATGAGAGAAATATTTTTTAGATTGCAAAATGATCCCCGTAAAATGATGTATTGTGACTTGTGCAGTAA
It encodes:
- the LOC140888309 gene encoding uncharacterized protein isoform X1 — translated: MLWCTHLRPKIRLPDSSEISKGWPRILDFIGFNASFRNWSRKKDGEVDMTEQLPEHMSPATRDALVKANMETPVAGDNAVLVGGFGATNDVSSSISCAAGFTDMEAHLHDVQEYEDLDGKDSGLSASLEDISEVRIIDSKGNENVGGHVTLPGDSCEAIYMEASPTADEVIRAGGFGATDDISSFLPVASDFTDFEAHIRDVEDYEDLEKDIARPGLGWTNDST
- the LOC140886916 gene encoding uncharacterized protein translates to MSPPITTAQPAFEMPKTDCETNRDSMSCRPFDFTSSSSDTAGFDCSKMGSEISHLSGRMKPRPKRMSRKQMGASLGVLNSASIDLGLNGFHRELKADGELGNVLGGCDEYLGSTESERNAEINGKFEQFETSCFGSSLTSSTSNSHSKDGNLCFASDRSSSNLDASLKNGTFIFCARKAGCPTVKVDESPKVDVFGSDKYDSTSRVKLDQHHVEKNGCQQSNDEFGKAKSANFVFGACGSGSVKCNFGPQCQNPGKLSDNDAFEKVGNVVPDVRAEVELGSYGDSEKVSPPCVRLSSDSVDGTGKDNVNYMFGSYSDSKTSIDLEKNPCCSSDVRDGGIENTVFDTEFQNGCPNGVFIFGGLRAREVFSSDASTKLVHEMNQLNKEKAEESKSFVEHDYKIGSCRNGGSTCDCNTEGVFEEGHVFNLTNEMKRLNIGSSGAGADKAAKCSSNMCASVNNVFVFQSNQKIHGSMNENHLKNLSEKTPDKSPLSHDNTQLNKSSSFFSSVEIESCQSGKFSHVPTMNKDENDGINFTSKLAGLDSSDMDLKFSFSSVDHMASNSNRKHTKSKKWKKANGKLRERTVMQQLSGQDHENQVDISQKNHESPKCGSPMVISPYQNSDCSKAPPAVIDSGVQGEHAGLIKDLVEDNEKLHDDESNSNLSTSLHAQEGLAAIRHQYKKKYKLKVGSNHTVQRDNVGKENSRPGSEGTATHDTCELWRIRGNQAYQAGKFSKAEEFYTMGINSTPRTNNQGKPGILLCYSNRAATRMTLGRMREAISDCTLAAASDPNFFKVILRAGTCHLVLGEVEDAINCYNKCLESGTNVCLDRRVTIEAADRLQRAKRVSNLMHESEKLLKEGSHDAVKGALESIAEALSISLYSEKLLEMKGRALCFLRMYHELIKLCEQTLDIAEKNLTPDHLDDRSCRSSYARLWRWYLQTKSHYHLGRLDVALDLIEQVEKLPITTKSGDITQESASTLASSIRELLHLKKSGNEAFQSGRYTEAVEHYTVAISKSVDSRPFMAICFCNRAAAYQSIGQIVDAIADCSVAIALDENYQKAISRRATLHETIRDYKQAIDDLQKLISLLESRLQEKTRQSGSQNRSGGSNGKDLRKARRLFSKIEEQAKKEIPLNFYLILGVKASDTESEIKKAYRKAALRHHPDKAIQFLIKNDVGYDGTLWKDVGEKIHSDADKLFKVIGEAYTGLSDSSKRAKYDNEEKMRNVSTNNNKSSNSGSPSTSYSSPFERGSWSGRQAGFDTSSERPNSRRYWHDRWRSNY
- the LOC140888309 gene encoding uncharacterized protein isoform X2, translating into MTEQLPEHMSPATRDALVKANMETPVAGDNAVLVGGFGATNDVSSSISCAAGFTDMEAHLHDVQEYEDLDGKDSGLSASLEDISEVRIIDSKGNENVGGHVTLPGDSCEAIYMEASPTADEVIRAGGFGATDDISSFLPVASDFTDFEAHIRDVEDYEDLEKDIARPGLGWTNDST